From Electrophorus electricus isolate fEleEle1 chromosome 8, fEleEle1.pri, whole genome shotgun sequence, the proteins below share one genomic window:
- the LOC113571183 gene encoding transcription factor Adf-1 translates to MEERLIAAVADYPELYNSTLNSYKDADRKAKAWRAVSLQVEIPEEDCRRKWKSLRDMFIKDKRSEQRRRASGTTHRSWKYSWQMSFLTPFIQSRSSQPSLSVEDQEDERDEEDKEEERTVDGNSSFVVHEIEGEHSMLDGSTHYPPSGSQGPGRKRKWQMEGPEDLEDEMFLFSLLPYLRRLPYAKKSAVKLKIHQLLYEAEFQ, encoded by the exons ATGGAGGAAAGATTAATTGCAGCGGTAGCTGATTATCCTGAGTTGTACAATTCTACTCTAAACTCGTACAAGGACGCTGATAGAAAAGCGAAGGCATGGAGAGCTGTGAGTTTACAAGTTGAAATACCTG AAGAGGACTGTCGCCGGAAATGGAAAAGTTTGCGGGATATGTTCATCAAAGACAAACGGTCGGAACAGCGCAGGAGAGCATCGGGGACCACTCACCGGAGCTGGAAGTATAGTTGGCAGATGTCCTTCCTCACACCATTCATCCAGTCCCGCTCCTCACAGCCCAGTTTGTCTGTTGAGGACCAAGAAGAtgagagggatgaagaggacaAGGAAGAGGAGCGAACAGTGGATGGAAACTCTTCCTTTGTTGTCCATGAGATTGAAGGAGAGCACAGCATGCTGGATGGGTCTACGCATTATCCTCCATCTGGCTCTCAAGGACCCGGTCGCAAGAGGAAATGGCAGATGGAAGGGCCAGAGGACTTGGAGGATGAAATGTTCCTCTTCAGCTTGCTCCCTTATTTGAGGAGGCTACCATATGCCAAGAAGAGTGCTGTCAAATTGAAAATTCACCAGCTGTTGTATGAAGCAGAATTTCAATAA